One window of Patescibacteria group bacterium genomic DNA carries:
- a CDS encoding replication-associated recombination protein A has product MMKKTNQPIYAGMPLAARLRPKDLGGFVGQEKIIKPGSFLYKAIEADEVPSLIFWGPPGSGKTTLAAIIANKTGADFIEFSAVESGKSELKEVIKRAEENKRLGQKTILFIDEIHRWNKAQQDALLPHVERGTLTLIGATTENPSFAVNSALLSRTKVVVLERLTEEELKKIIKHGAKELKVKISDDTLALLAHLSNGDARTGLNILEACSKVITHPASPGSAPLSRGDFSEKGDHKKSPLKRGVAAPRGRLAPRSSAEQNEVGGVLNEITDELVKEVIAHPNLLYDKTGEEHYNIISALHKSLRGGDADAALYWLARMLVAGEDPIYIARRLIRFASEDVGLANNSALMLATSVWDACKNLGLPECKVHLAQLVIYLAKSPKSIDAYLAYGQAEKDATELGNLQVPLAIRNAPTKLMKDLNYGKDYKYTPLEDSTGQEYFPEELKGRKYLRSNKK; this is encoded by the coding sequence ATGATGAAGAAAACCAATCAACCAATTTACGCCGGCATGCCCTTGGCCGCCCGCTTAAGACCCAAGGATTTAGGCGGTTTTGTCGGCCAGGAAAAGATTATCAAGCCGGGAAGCTTTTTATATAAAGCCATCGAAGCCGATGAAGTGCCGTCGCTAATTTTTTGGGGTCCGCCCGGATCAGGCAAAACCACTTTAGCCGCGATCATCGCCAATAAGACCGGCGCGGATTTTATTGAATTCTCCGCCGTCGAGTCGGGGAAAAGCGAACTTAAAGAAGTGATCAAGCGCGCCGAAGAAAATAAACGGCTGGGGCAAAAAACGATCTTGTTCATCGACGAGATCCATCGCTGGAACAAGGCCCAGCAGGACGCGCTCTTGCCCCATGTCGAGCGCGGGACTTTAACTTTGATCGGCGCCACTACGGAAAATCCCAGCTTTGCCGTTAACTCAGCTTTGCTTTCGCGCACCAAGGTCGTGGTTTTGGAAAGATTAACCGAAGAAGAATTAAAAAAAATAATCAAGCATGGCGCGAAAGAATTAAAAGTAAAAATTTCCGATGATACGCTGGCTTTGCTCGCCCATTTATCCAACGGCGATGCCCGGACCGGTCTAAATATTTTGGAAGCTTGCTCGAAAGTGATAACACACCCCGCCTCGCCGGGCTCGGCACCCCTCTCAAGAGGGGACTTTTCCGAAAAAGGAGATCACAAAAAATCCCCTCTAAAAAGAGGGGTGGCCGCGCCGCGCGGACGGCTTGCCCCGCGAAGTTCTGCGGAGCAGAACGAAGTGGGGGGTGTGTTAAATGAAATCACTGACGAACTCGTCAAGGAAGTAATCGCTCATCCAAATCTCTTATATGATAAAACCGGCGAGGAGCATTACAATATTATTTCCGCTTTGCATAAATCTTTAAGAGGCGGCGATGCGGATGCGGCCTTGTACTGGCTGGCGCGGATGCTGGTGGCCGGCGAGGATCCGATTTATATTGCCCGCCGCTTAATCAGGTTCGCTTCGGAAGATGTCGGCTTGGCCAACAACAGCGCCCTGATGCTCGCGACTTCGGTTTGGGACGCCTGCAAAAATCTCGGCTTGCCCGAATGCAAAGTTCACTTGGCGCAATTGGTAATTTATCTGGCCAAATCGCCGAAAAGTATTGATGCTTATCTGGCTTATGGGCAGGCGGAAAAAGACGCGACCGAGCTGGGCAACCTGCAAGTGCCGCTGGCCATCCGCAACGCGCCGACTAAATTGATGAAAGATTTAAATTATGGCAAAGATTATAAATATACGCCATTGGAGGATTCGACCGGGCAGGAATATTTTCCGGAAGAATTGAAAGGCAGAAAATATCTTAGATCAAATAAGAAATAA
- a CDS encoding Mur ligase family protein, giving the protein MKNAKFIAAKKFLESLVNIPGPISFLAKNRGRRRKDKRRFFIKRLRFLLKLLGNPDRNLRFIHLTGTSGKTSTTLLVSSILAAAGFKVGAFVSPHLSSVTERIHLGNKLISARELLEIIERLKPFLSHCAAISPYGCPSFFETMLAAALVYFKNNKCDYVVLEAGIGGSFDATNAIKKSAVQIITNVGLDHTDVLGKTREKIARDKAGIIKPGGKFFTAERDPRICRIFQNICRTKKVPFRRINGDYKIIANDLSGVEFEYEGEKFKTKLVGEHQAANAVLAFAAVKKIVGADLRAFKKGIAAVFVPCRLEEMPAFAKAAVDKPAFAKAAAGEARQGKKISRQAKVILDGAHNVDKMKTTAEFISKFFYRKLHLVIGLSKNKDAEGILREIVPLADRIYLTRFLHENRKTQFLGKMSQISRKLSKKKISVFVDPHEALAAAKRSAAKDDLILVTGSFFLAGELRGEWFPEEYILEKRKMI; this is encoded by the coding sequence ATGAAAAACGCCAAATTCATTGCTGCCAAAAAATTTTTAGAATCATTGGTCAATATTCCCGGTCCGATATCTTTTTTAGCTAAAAACCGCGGCCGGCGCCGCAAGGATAAAAGGAGATTTTTTATCAAGCGCTTGCGTTTTTTACTCAAGCTTTTAGGCAACCCTGATCGGAATTTGCGTTTTATCCACCTCACCGGCACTTCGGGAAAAACTTCCACGACTCTGCTTGTTTCCTCGATTCTCGCCGCGGCCGGATTTAAAGTCGGCGCTTTCGTTTCTCCGCACCTTTCTTCTGTTACTGAACGGATCCATTTGGGGAATAAACTGATTTCGGCGCGGGAGCTCCTGGAAATTATCGAACGGCTTAAGCCGTTTCTTTCACATTGCGCCGCGATCAGCCCCTATGGCTGTCCGTCGTTTTTTGAAACTATGCTGGCCGCGGCTTTGGTTTATTTTAAAAATAATAAATGCGATTATGTTGTTTTGGAGGCGGGTATCGGCGGCTCATTCGACGCGACTAACGCGATAAAAAAATCCGCCGTGCAAATCATCACCAATGTCGGTTTGGATCATACCGATGTTTTGGGCAAGACCAGGGAGAAAATCGCCCGGGACAAGGCCGGCATCATTAAGCCGGGAGGAAAATTTTTTACCGCTGAACGCGATCCGCGGATCTGTCGGATTTTTCAGAATATTTGCCGAACTAAGAAAGTTCCGTTCCGGCGGATCAACGGCGATTATAAAATCATCGCCAACGATTTGTCGGGCGTCGAGTTCGAATATGAAGGTGAAAAATTTAAAACCAAATTGGTCGGCGAGCATCAGGCGGCTAACGCGGTTTTGGCCTTTGCGGCGGTAAAAAAAATTGTCGGCGCCGATCTCCGCGCGTTTAAAAAAGGAATTGCCGCTGTTTTCGTTCCTTGCCGCCTGGAAGAAATGCCCGCCTTCGCTAAGGCTGCGGTGGACAAGCCCGCCTTCGCTAAGGCTGCGGCGGGCGAGGCCCGACAAGGAAAAAAAATATCGCGGCAGGCAAAAGTTATTTTGGATGGAGCGCATAATGTCGATAAAATGAAAACCACCGCTGAATTCATCAGCAAGTTTTTCTACCGAAAATTGCATCTGGTGATCGGCTTGTCTAAAAATAAAGATGCCGAAGGAATTTTACGGGAGATCGTGCCGCTTGCCGATAGGATTTATTTGACCAGATTTTTGCATGAAAACAGGAAAACTCAATTTTTAGGTAAAATGAGCCAAATTTCCAGAAAATTGAGCAAGAAAAAAATTAGCGTTTTTGTTGATCCGCACGAGGCGCTGGCCGCGGCCAAAAGGTCGGCAGCCAAAGATGATTTGATTTTAGTCACCGGTTCTTTTTTTCTGGCCGGCGAATTGCGCGGCGAATGGTTTCCGGAAGAATATATATTGGAAAAGAGGAAGATGATATAA
- a CDS encoding MazG nucleotide pyrophosphohydrolase domain-containing protein produces the protein MKKFIKKEDLRLKKHYGNYADEEKRMLVRTVKLTEELGELCDEVLSFNSLQRKDKLDKHDVGNLPGEFADVIITTLLLAETMKIDIEKSLKQKMEKINKRYNKKSRG, from the coding sequence TTGAAAAAATTTATCAAAAAGGAAGATTTGAGACTGAAAAAACATTATGGCAACTATGCGGACGAAGAAAAGCGCATGCTTGTCAGAACGGTAAAACTTACCGAAGAATTAGGCGAGCTATGCGATGAAGTATTAAGTTTTAATTCCTTGCAAAGAAAAGACAAGCTGGATAAACATGATGTGGGCAATTTACCGGGAGAATTTGCGGATGTAATAATAACAACTTTACTGCTTGCGGAAACCATGAAAATTGATATCGAAAAATCCTTAAAACAAAAGATGGAAAAAATAAATAAACGTTATAACAAAAAATCTCGCGGTTAA
- a CDS encoding ABC transporter permease, which produces MNIYGLSKLSLKSMSSNKVRTFLTLLGIVIGVTSIMIIFSAGAAVNGLLYNQIASFGTNIIETEIKVPVDKKKSGTGGEISSGISLVMGTQITTLTLEDMDKINKLPNVIASYGAIMGQEQITFASQRKIITLFGANASFINIDQSKVGEGRFFTDTEDRTLAKVVVIGSKVKTDLFGDSAAVGQEVKIGKLKYTVIGVMKSRGAASAGLDFDTYVYLPLRTMQKRVLGINYVMYMVHEVKDSAQADVTAQQITGILRDSHHITPDIDPATGQATTNKDDFRITTMKEMVKMLETVTNALTILLLAIVAISLIVGGVGVMNIMYVVVSERTAEIGLRKAVGARYHDIIGQFLAESVLVTFFATLVGIVLGVAISFLVSVGAKSQGIDWVFDVPPQAFAVALAFSVICGVLFGLLPARKAARLDPIVALRNE; this is translated from the coding sequence GTGAATATCTACGGCCTCTCCAAACTATCGCTCAAGTCAATGTCGTCGAATAAGGTTCGGACGTTTTTAACTTTGCTCGGCATCGTCATCGGCGTGACCAGCATCATGATAATTTTCTCGGCCGGAGCGGCGGTCAACGGCTTGCTTTATAACCAGATCGCTTCCTTCGGCACTAATATCATCGAAACGGAGATCAAGGTTCCGGTAGACAAGAAAAAATCCGGGACCGGCGGCGAGATCAGTTCCGGCATCAGTTTGGTGATGGGCACGCAGATCACCACCCTGACTCTTGAGGACATGGATAAAATAAATAAATTGCCCAATGTCATAGCGAGCTACGGAGCAATCATGGGCCAGGAGCAGATCACTTTTGCCAGCCAGAGAAAGATCATCACCCTCTTCGGCGCCAACGCCAGCTTTATCAATATCGACCAAAGCAAAGTCGGAGAAGGCCGTTTTTTTACCGATACTGAAGACCGGACGCTGGCGAAAGTCGTGGTGATCGGCTCCAAAGTCAAAACCGACCTATTCGGAGATTCCGCGGCCGTAGGACAGGAAGTAAAGATCGGCAAATTGAAATACACCGTGATCGGCGTGATGAAATCCCGGGGCGCGGCCAGCGCCGGCCTGGATTTCGATACTTATGTCTATCTGCCGCTCCGCACCATGCAAAAAAGAGTGCTCGGCATCAATTATGTCATGTATATGGTCCACGAAGTGAAAGATTCCGCGCAAGCTGATGTCACTGCCCAGCAGATCACGGGAATTTTGCGCGACTCGCATCATATCACTCCGGACATTGACCCGGCTACGGGCCAGGCAACCACCAATAAAGACGATTTCCGCATCACCACCATGAAGGAAATGGTCAAAATGTTAGAAACAGTCACTAACGCTCTGACAATCTTGCTTTTAGCCATCGTGGCCATCTCCCTGATCGTCGGCGGAGTGGGCGTAATGAATATTATGTATGTCGTAGTCAGCGAGCGCACGGCCGAGATCGGTTTGCGCAAAGCGGTCGGCGCCCGCTATCACGATATCATCGGGCAATTTTTGGCCGAATCGGTCTTGGTCACTTTTTTTGCCACCTTGGTCGGCATTGTTTTAGGCGTGGCCATTTCCTTTTTAGTTTCAGTGGGCGCCAAAAGCCAGGGGATCGATTGGGTTTTTGACGTACCGCCGCAGGCTTTTGCCGTGGCTCTGGCTTTCTCGGTTATCTGCGGAGTTCTCTTCGGCCTCTTGCCGGCGCGCAAAGCCGCCCGCCTTGACCCGATCGTGGCCTTGAGAAACGAATGA
- a CDS encoding ABC transporter ATP-binding protein: MLIEVKNLVKEYHNEDVVTSVLHGLNFEINKGEFVSIMGPSGSGKSTLMHILGLLERPSGGIYKFDNRNVENLDDNELARLRNEKIGFVFQSFNLLPRTTVLENVKLPLLYSEKKNDPDARARQVLESVGLGHRLGYFTNQISGGEKQRVAIARALVNEPEVIFADEPTGNLDSKSGIQVMEIFQKLNDDGHTIILVTHETATAEYADRIIKIRDGEIIGDDKVHNKRRGDGNGILK; encoded by the coding sequence ATGCTAATTGAGGTAAAAAATTTGGTCAAAGAATATCACAACGAAGACGTGGTCACCAGCGTGCTGCACGGCCTTAATTTTGAAATTAACAAGGGCGAATTTGTTTCGATCATGGGCCCAAGCGGCTCGGGCAAATCAACCTTAATGCATATTCTCGGCTTGCTGGAAAGGCCAAGCGGCGGAATTTACAAATTTGACAACCGCAACGTAGAAAATCTGGACGATAACGAGCTGGCCAGGCTGCGCAACGAAAAAATCGGGTTTGTTTTCCAGTCTTTTAATCTGCTGCCGCGCACGACCGTTTTAGAAAATGTAAAACTGCCGCTTTTGTATTCGGAGAAAAAAAATGACCCCGATGCCCGCGCCCGCCAAGTTTTGGAATCGGTCGGCCTGGGCCATCGCCTGGGATATTTCACTAATCAGATCTCTGGCGGCGAAAAGCAGCGGGTGGCGATCGCCCGCGCCTTAGTCAATGAACCGGAAGTTATCTTCGCCGACGAACCGACGGGAAATTTGGACTCTAAATCCGGCATCCAAGTGATGGAAATTTTCCAAAAATTGAATGACGATGGCCATACGATCATTTTAGTCACCCACGAAACCGCCACGGCCGAATATGCCGACCGGATCATCAAGATCCGCGACGGCGAGATCATCGGCGATGATAAAGTCCACAATAAACGAAGGGGCGATGGGAATGGCATCCTAAAGTAA
- a CDS encoding ABC transporter permease, whose translation MFSFIRQCAKASLSSLLANKTRSFLTMLGIIIGVAAVIMIMSLGAGAQGLIINQIKTFGTNKIGILPGKAEANGPPASAFGIVVTTLKYDDMQALRNNPDLPYISGAVAYDNSSETVSYHNISYTTTVQGIAGDYFTVEGGELADGRFLTDTDNQSSAKVAVLGDLVKKELFGDSPAIGANIKIANHIFQVIGVMKKRGKILIQDYDDLIIIPNQTMRKTILGIDYLNFIRASVGNESRMAETVNEIKMILRTRHDITDQSGNTDDFNVRNSADALTLIETVTNALKFFLTAMAGLSLLVGGIGIMNIMLVAVNERTREIGLRKAVGASSTNIITQFLIEAIIITTLGGIIGIIVGTLLSFVATLIIRSLGYDWQFSITLFSIVIAIGVSATIGLIFGSYPAGRASKLDPVEALRYE comes from the coding sequence ATGTTTAGCTTCATTAGACAATGCGCCAAGGCTTCGCTGTCTTCCCTTCTCGCCAATAAAACGAGAAGTTTTTTAACCATGCTCGGGATCATCATCGGCGTGGCCGCGGTAATTATGATCATGTCGCTCGGAGCCGGGGCGCAGGGTCTGATTATCAACCAAATTAAAACCTTTGGCACCAACAAGATCGGAATTCTGCCGGGCAAGGCCGAAGCCAACGGCCCGCCAGCTTCGGCTTTCGGCATCGTGGTCACCACGCTCAAATATGATGATATGCAAGCCTTGCGCAATAATCCCGACCTGCCTTATATTTCCGGCGCGGTGGCCTATGACAATTCTTCGGAAACCGTCAGCTATCACAACATTTCTTATACCACGACTGTCCAAGGCATAGCCGGCGATTATTTTACGGTCGAGGGCGGAGAATTGGCCGACGGCCGGTTTTTAACCGACACAGATAACCAAAGTTCAGCCAAGGTCGCCGTGTTAGGCGATCTGGTGAAAAAAGAGCTCTTCGGCGATTCGCCCGCGATCGGCGCCAATATCAAGATCGCTAACCATATTTTTCAAGTCATCGGCGTCATGAAAAAACGCGGCAAAATCCTAATCCAGGATTATGACGATCTGATCATCATCCCCAACCAGACTATGCGCAAGACGATCCTGGGTATTGATTACTTGAATTTCATCCGCGCCTCGGTCGGCAATGAAAGCCGCATGGCGGAAACGGTCAATGAAATAAAAATGATCCTGCGCACCCGCCATGATATCACCGACCAATCGGGAAACACCGATGATTTCAATGTCCGCAACAGCGCCGACGCCTTGACCTTGATTGAAACAGTCACCAATGCCTTGAAATTTTTCTTAACCGCCATGGCCGGACTTTCGCTCTTGGTCGGCGGCATCGGCATTATGAATATCATGTTAGTCGCGGTGAACGAGCGAACCCGCGAGATCGGCCTGCGCAAAGCGGTCGGCGCTTCCAGTACCAATATCATTACGCAATTTTTAATCGAAGCGATAATCATCACCACTTTGGGCGGGATCATCGGCATCATCGTCGGCACGCTTTTATCTTTCGTCGCCACTTTAATTATCAGGAGCTTGGGTTATGATTGGCAATTTTCCATCACCTTATTTTCCATCGTTATCGCCATCGGCGTTTCCGCCACCATCGGCCTGATCTTCGGCAGCTATCCGGCCGGCCGCGCTTCCAAGCTTGATCCGGTGGAAGCGCTACGCTACGAATAA
- a CDS encoding TIM barrel protein — MARRRKLSVGLWTVGYKGVDPFGGPILDKSSVIENLNILIVAKKAGWIDYFSPHDDDIVTWDPNNPNDYLDEKSAVRKELAEIKAILVKGKLPVNMMTCSLHGHPIFANGGFTNPNPVVRMMAVKKAMRAAWIGNYLGATQVTYWVARDGFESPVMISPDNGDPYTWLKEALDTISSSCQQNNYSIIRGTIEPKANEPRGFSFLPLVGSALAFISKLDNPAFWGVNPEIPQHSAMVCASPFLEIQQAVWAEKLFFLHVGGQISGQFDNDFPLFFGPDNCKVMVHIFRFLEESGWEGIVEFDCHALRSDLAAGKENYREIMLQFLAYNARMYRMIEQILVPRILANVKLSEAVLRLSRPEYLGRELTRQYEDILSSAPGTEKTELILNQRLPVKEILMNRQNVLAAEEQFNLSLYGVTEEMLDMVMANE, encoded by the coding sequence ATGGCACGACGCAGGAAATTGTCGGTAGGATTGTGGACGGTAGGGTACAAGGGCGTGGATCCTTTTGGCGGACCGATACTTGATAAAAGTTCGGTCATCGAGAATCTGAACATTCTCATCGTAGCCAAAAAGGCGGGGTGGATCGATTATTTCTCGCCGCACGATGACGATATCGTCACCTGGGATCCCAATAATCCCAATGACTATCTTGACGAAAAAAGCGCGGTCCGCAAAGAATTGGCGGAAATCAAAGCGATCCTGGTCAAGGGAAAACTGCCGGTAAATATGATGACCTGCTCGCTGCATGGCCATCCGATCTTCGCCAACGGCGGCTTCACCAATCCCAATCCGGTTGTCCGGATGATGGCTGTGAAAAAAGCGATGCGGGCGGCCTGGATCGGCAATTATCTCGGCGCGACCCAGGTTACTTACTGGGTGGCCAGAGACGGTTTTGAATCGCCGGTAATGATCAGCCCGGATAACGGCGATCCTTATACCTGGCTCAAAGAAGCCCTGGATACTATTTCTTCTTCCTGCCAGCAGAATAACTATTCCATCATACGGGGCACGATCGAACCGAAGGCCAACGAACCGCGCGGTTTCTCTTTTCTGCCGCTCGTCGGTTCGGCTCTGGCTTTCATCAGCAAGCTGGACAATCCGGCTTTCTGGGGAGTCAATCCGGAAATTCCGCAGCATTCGGCCATGGTTTGCGCCAGTCCCTTTCTGGAAATCCAGCAGGCGGTCTGGGCGGAAAAATTATTCTTCCTCCATGTCGGCGGACAGATTTCAGGACAGTTCGACAATGACTTTCCCCTGTTCTTCGGCCCGGACAATTGCAAGGTGATGGTCCATATTTTCCGTTTCCTCGAAGAAAGCGGCTGGGAGGGAATCGTGGAATTCGATTGTCATGCCCTACGCTCTGATCTGGCGGCCGGAAAAGAAAACTATCGCGAAATCATGCTGCAGTTCCTGGCCTACAACGCCAGAATGTATCGGATGATCGAGCAAATCCTGGTGCCCAGAATTCTGGCTAATGTAAAACTGAGCGAAGCCGTCTTAAGACTGAGCAGGCCGGAATATCTGGGGAGGGAATTAACCAGACAGTATGAAGACATCCTTTCTTCCGCTCCCGGCACGGAAAAAACGGAACTGATACTTAACCAGCGTCTTCCGGTGAAAGAAATTCTCATGAACCGGCAGAATGTTCTGGCCGCGGAAGAACAGTTCAACCTCTCTCTTTACGGAGTCACCGAAGAAATGCTCGACATGGTCATGGCGAACGAATAA